The following nucleotide sequence is from Scleropages formosus chromosome 4, fSclFor1.1, whole genome shotgun sequence.
GTATTGTTTTGCACATTATTATGCATATTTTGGACAATTTTCAGGTCATCTATGTTTTACAACAGAACTTTTGCCCATTTCTGTACCAGCATGTCTGGTCGGTCTTAACTGAAGCCTTCTGAGAACCAGACTGTAGTGGCTGAAAGCCCTCTTATCAGTACACATGTGGACAGCATGGAACTCTGTTTCATCCGATAAGATGTTTCCTATGTCAAGAGGACTTCCGAGTGCCTCAGTCAGAGCTGTCATTCCGAGCAAAGGCTGGGTCCTGCATCTCCCACCCATAGGGAGTGGTGTAATCTAGAAGTCTTTCTGTGGAAGAGCCTCTGTTCAAtagatgcataaataaatacaactgtACTTATACTGCAGTGTGTAGGGTGTTCCATACTATCTCACATGGAGGAAATGAAGTGTATGAGAAAGGGACTGACAGCATGAGATGTGGTGCAGATGCTCAGCTGTCCACTGAACTGCAAaccttcctttttcttcttcctagTCAACAGATTTCTTTGACGGACTGGAAAGGATGGAGGTAGGATTATGTTTCCTGTTACCCTCTGCCACAAAAAAGTCAACTAATTTTCAGGTTCTGTTTGGACTGGGgattttacagtgatttgtcGTTACTTATTAAGATTAACTCATCTGTTAAGTGCTTCAGTTCTGTACTGTTTGTTAgaatttattttcccatttgtgtTGGGATGTTGTTGAATAACATTAAATGTGCAAGAGATTTTGGGGAATTACATTTGCAGATGACGTGGGTAGATCTCCATACTctgtttaaaagcaaaaatgactTTGAATCATCCCATTTCACAACAGATACATAAACAGATGATATCAGAACCATTAGTGTAGTTTAAAAACTAAAAGGGAATAAATGAAGCACCAGTAAAAATGCCATCAACTCAAGGTGTTCTGGCATAGGGTGGGAGGTAAAAGCCCTACAGTGTTTTCCTCAACTTAGCCCTGACCTCTAACCCctgacacatgattcttgagcaGGTGCTCAGAGTGGATGAGGTGCCAGTAGGCCCACAGAGACACATAGTCTTATTATACTGCATTGACaaatttctgtgtttgtgaCCATGCAGACTTAGGTGTGTTTATCTCAGGTGTGTTGCACACCATACCCAGTCCTTGTCTCAGTGTTGAATCACTctatcatttgttcattcaatCATCTGTTTATACATCTATTACTTTGATTTTATGTTTGGTgttatggtgtaaatgttcatgcaccataactttatgatcatctccagataagcctttacacgaCCGCTACTCCTGagttgtatgtgaatgtttgtgtaccttattaaaaaaaaaaaaaattgtaggaaggttatcaggactGATCTATCTTGCaccttatgcacctactcaagcgatgaacattgttgcatcaagtggaaagtaacagactaggtttacttaagaatcacatgcttgcagccatgtctctttcttttaatgtaatgtacaaattgtattttcgctgagatgtacatcgctttggagaaaagcgtctgctaaattaaataaatgtaaatgtttgatgtGTTCATAGACattgtgttctctctgtgtctgtgttcatttattcctttttattcttgaaataaatattcagttttttttttcccccccaaatgGAGTTTTGACATTGAAGTAATGTTGCAGTAGTCCTTTTCTTAGgaacatgaatatttcatatagtgggttttcttacatttgtggatgtgtgtgtattcagtcaTGCCCTTCAATCAACACAGCACTGTATTCCTGTTTATCTCCTGCAGAACAACATCACCCTCAACCCCAGGATAGAGGAGGTGAAGTCAGCACAAGGAACCCAATTCTCTCTGGTTTCCCACCAGCTAACCCAGACAACACATAACTGCACTGTTTCATCACTGAGCCTCATGTGTAGTTTTACACCATCTGTTAACTTCATTAtagctgttattattactattgacCACTATAACTCTTCCGTTTGCCATTTTGATTGTTACTACTTTTACCACTGTTGTAACTTTGTCTTAACTATTCAGCTGGTGCTACTATGACTTTTTCCAGGTGTACTACTTGCCATGTCTACTTTTAGTATTCATATAACTTTTCGACACTTCCGTAGCTGCTGTATTGATATTGTTGGTTTCTGTCACATTTCCCAAGTAACATCTGTCTCATCCTCTGCCAGGTCCTGGAGAAGGGTGATCCTTACCCTCAGGTGATCCTTCCCCAGTTTGGGGGCTACTGGATAGAGGATGCAGAAACCACAGTATTCACTCCAACCTCCACCGACAGCAGCTTCTATGAGGATGATGACAGCGACGGTGTGAGCCCTGGGGGTAGCAGGGGCTTCAAGCTAGAGGACAACAGTGCAGCGAGGGCCTATCGCAAGCACTTTTTGGGCAGAGTGAGTAAAGACATTGAATTAAATCCTCATCTGACTTAGAGTCTTTAGTCTCAGCTAATGTAACAGTTGTAAGATACCAACTCACTTAAAGTTTCTAAGAAAATACCCTATTTCAGGACAATTGCAGTGCAACTGCCTTTTAAGGGCATATTAATCATAAATTTGCAcctgaattttgatttttttaatttttcaatttccaTTTCACTTAATTGTAGTGTTTTGATGTAGTTTTATGCACAAGTTATCTTTCTCATGTGAAATCACGCATGTTATTCTGATTTGCCCTAAGTAAACACACTGTGACAGAGATCTGACCACACTTTCTCGTGGTGTCACTGTTACTCTTCACTTCAGGAGCACCTGAATTTTTATGGAACAGCCAGTACCCTGGGCAACCTGGTCCTCTCTCTGAAGCATGAGGAGGCGGAGGGCCAGGAGCACCTGCGCATCATACTCAGGTATGGTCTACAGCAGGCCTTTGTAGCTATGCATCACACTAAAGTAGGGTCTGCAGGCAGTGTGTACAGCTGCGAATCAGCTGGCTTTAACCTGTCACCCTCCCCACATCCAACTGCCTGTCTGCCTTAGGTCTAGGATGAAGACACTCCATGACAGAATCTCTCTGGCAGGACTGACACAATTGCCCAGCATCCCTGAGATTGCCAAGGTGCCCATTCTAGTATTCTCTTCACTCACTCAAAACTCAGTGAGGAACACTTGTTGTTTATGCACTAAACAGTACCCCGTGTATATATGTGGATTTATTTatgtgcgtgttttttttttcagctgctgtgTGATGATGTAACAGGCCTAAAATTTAGTCCAGTCCTGTATCCTCGGGTGAGTCCATTTCGAAGGTGAAATGTTGTCCACTGCGTTCTTGTTAATCATCACTGCTTATTTTGCCACAGTTGTATTATAAATGATTTTATATCAGCATTTGTTGTAGCAAAATGACTTACTgttgttttaattgtttctcAGGGTTCTCAGTTGATTGTGAGCTATGATGAACATGAAGTCAGCAACACTTTCAAGTTTGGTGTAGTTTACCAGAAGTTTCATCAGGTGAAGAATCAGTGCTCAGATTATTCCTCTAGTCATTCAGTATTTTTAGCATTTAGAGCACTCCATCAGAATCGACCCTGCCCACTTGATATTAAACCATGCCTACTATGTTCTGTCAAATCATTCAGTTCTATCTCTGTGCTTCTAGATTTCAGAAGAAGAGCTGTTTGGGAACAATGAGGAGACACCTGCCTTCCAGGAGTTCCTAGAGCTTCTGGGAGACTGTATTGAGCTCCAAGACTTCAAAGGGTAGGAAGGATGTCTCCCtctaaatgtacaaatgaattcctcatctgttcatttatttagtcaTCGCTGATGCCCTGCTGAGTGCCTACCCCTCTCCTTTGTTTTCTCCATAGCTTCCGAGGTGGTCTTGACGTCTCCCATGGCCAAACAGGTTCACATTCCGTCTACACGATCTTCAAGGACAGGGAGATCATGTTTCATGTCTCCACCAAGTTGCCCTTCACGGAAGGGGACACACAGCAGGTAACCAACCATGGACAACATAATGGAGAGGAGGCGAGACTTACTCTAAGTTTACAACAGCCCCATTTTGCACTCTAAGCATGTCTCGTCACGCTTGACACTGATATGCAGGGTCATTAATCTACTGGTCTTTTCTGTTGATTATCTTGatatatttagtttatttaaatTGGAATCCATTGGTTGCCAGTGGTTGACCTGCCAAGAAGTCATTGTGACTTTTGAGAGTATCAAAGCAAGCgtggcatttttttcattatttgactAATTATTCTTcccgtgtctctctctctctctctgtgctatattttcactctgttttttcttttctgacttTCTTAGCTTCAGAGGAAGCGACACATTGGAAATGATATTGTGGCAGTCATCTTCCAGGAAAAGGCCACACCTTTTGTCCCGGACATGATCGCTTCCAATTTCCTTCATGCTTACATCCTAGTACAAGTGGAAAATCCTGGCACAGAGCACATTACATACAAGGTACCTGATGATTGCCACCTTCTCCTACACCTACACCTTCTTCACATTCCTGTTCCATGTGGATTAAGTCATAATGTGACTCTTCCATTTGGAAACCATCAACAGTGAATCCAaagtttttctctttcagcaGAACATACGCATATTACTGACATTTGAAAGTCGAAACAGATTTAGTTTCAGTGTAACATTCAAATTCCAGTATGTTTCCAATATAAAGTGCATATTTGGTCTGTTTTAGGTATCCGTCACTGCACGAGAGGATGTCCCACCCTTTGGACCACCTCTCCCAAACCCATCCATTTTCAAGAAGGTAAGCTGTGGTAGGGTTGTGGCACACCAAACATTGCCATAACAATGTACTCTTCCACAGACtctaaaaatcaaaatttgatcATTTTCCCTGTTATGCTGCCCATAGTAGTCTGACTCTGTCCTCAATTCCCAGGGCCCAGAGTTCCGGGAATTCCTGCTCACCAAACTAATCAACGCAGAGGTGGCCTGCTACAAGGCAGACCGCTTTGCTAAATTGGAGGTGAGTGAGGAAATATGTGTGAGTATAATGGTGGTGCTTGTATGCTAGACTGGAGCTACTGCACAGAACCATTGGTCAAAACACCATTTGATGaagcggtgtgtgtgcgcatgcgggTGTGACAGGGGCGGACTCGGGCAGCACTTCTGGACAACCTTCACGATGAACTGCACAAGCAGACGCAGGCAATACTGGGGCTGGGGACAGGATCTGGCTCAGATGATGACAAGATGGAAAACGGGAGCCATGGTGGCCTGCTTGAGTCCCTCAAGGTATTAATATCACAACATCCCTCTGTCTCCTTCAGGGTTGGAGTTTGATGTTCGTAGGTCCTAGGCACTTTCACtccaaaatgcacaaaaagagGGGTAAATGTCAACTGAATTACATTGACTGATGTgttgcactttattttaatgctaAACCATGTGATTGatgaagaagctgaagaaaggacctttttcagaaaatgaattCTCAGGaaatttgtctttgaaaaattgtctttgaaatgtcattttgaaggTGCATTTGGATTAAATTTCTTGCAATGTTGCAAACATTGCAAACAATGTTGCGAAATTTCTTGCACCTATGCAGACCCTTGGCACTGTCAGAGTAGAAGTAGTTCTTAAAAGGAAATCCTGCACTGGTCTCCCTTTTCCCATCCCACCACAATGTGTcatatgtgtttttcttttatcacACTGTCTTTCCATATAAAATGTCCccttaacatttttctttctccactCTCTCTACTCCTTTCTTCCAACACCCTCCCAGCGGGCAGTGCGAGTGCGGagtcactccatggagacagtTGGTGTGTCGCATCGTCACCGGAGCCCTGCAGGGGTCCCCGCAAGTCTGAGCGGGGGAGTACTCCCCCAGAACAGTACAGACTGCTCCAAGAGCACAGTCATGGTGAGAAGACTGAATAAGGGCCAGTGGACATCCGAAGGAGACAGTGTGAGAACATATTGTGTGAAGAGCCTGGAACCCCAGAATAAGagataaagaggaaaaagaccTATGCATTACTGTCTCAAATTTGTTCTCTCTTTCTGCTCTCCTTCCATCTCTCATTTCCAAGACCCCTGGAGCAGCCAAGTCCCCAGTGAAGAGCCCAGTGAAGCGGCGATCTGGATTCTTCCGTCTTCACTCCTGCACAGATGGACAGGCAGACAGGCAGTCACGCAGGTCAGCCAGAAAGAGAGGTGCTCTTACAAGTCACCCAGTGAACCAGAGGCACTTAcgcagtcattcacacacaaattttCACACAAGTCAGTCAGTGACAAAGACCTATAAAGGTCAACTAAGTTAGTTACAGGCACGCATTAATACgctcacaaacaaaaacaggagaCCACACACACCATATTTACAGCACAGTGAAAAAACCTGACACCACAGGTTTCATCTCTGTCTACCAACAGGATGACTTTCAGTAAGTTATAGTATTGGGTATCCTTCCGTTTGCACCCTAGCTACACTGATCGTGTAATAGATAAATGTGCATTGCCTCTTTCGCATGACTGTGTTTACTTCTATGTCTGCAGTGACTTAAAGATGTCTGAAAGCAGCAGCCTTGCTCAGGAAGTAAAATCAGAGACATCATCCAACCCGAGCTCACCAGAGATCTACCCCAGCAAAGACGGGTGAGAGCAGAAGCAGGGCAGGTGGACTTGCACGAGGTGACATAACTGCCTTGTAGTTCTGAGGCTCACGAGGGATGTTTCCTCTCTCTGCAGGCTCTCTGTTAAGCTAAGGGACAGCAGCTGTGGCAGTGGTGGTCAGCACAACAtctcccgctcctcctccagcacgagcagcttcagcagtgctgctggagaaggagagatgCTGGAAGAGGTGGACATGGTGATTGTTTTGGAAGGCCTGGGCATAGAGCACCTTGAGAATTAGGGACAGGCATAAAGTTTAATGCACAATCCAGCAACAATAATTGTTCTATTTAAATTATTGTAGATTATGACACAGGTAAACCTCTGTGTAACCCCAAACAATATAGAATTCAGAGTattagaattaattttttttattgatatcGGCACACCTCCCACTGCCCGTCAGTAGCAGCAATGATTTTCTCTGTCCCCTGCAGAACTGTCAGCCCTCTATGGCTTATCCGCCAGTGTATAGCCCCTCCTTCAGTGTAGAGGGACAGACTTGTGGGACACCAGTTATCATGTGTCGCAGCCCCACAGGTAATAATCCCACATTCTGTTCCAGTCCTTTCATGTGACTTTTCATCTTTATGTAGCTATTCGCTTGCATTTGATCATACAGTGCTCAAATAACATTTATGTACTTACGTTTTTCATCCCAAAACCCATTGAAAAGATGGAAAGAGCAGGACATCCCCATCCTCCAAGTGCAACCTGAAGTTCCGCTTTGACAAGCTGAACCCCTCCCCTGCAGTAAGTGGTGCTGTGGGTGGACAGCCTCTGCCCTTGTGTTTGGCACCATGTAATCTACTGTCTTCCTGTCAGGTGTGCCTCCTGGTCCAACACAAATCATTCATTCCATTGATTGTGGTGCTGTCCTCTCTAGAAGAGCTTTAACAGAGGCCAGTGATAGAGTCATGAGTGTTTATAAATACCACTTAAATTCAtaatgttttctccttttttctttacatgtaTTTCTTTTAGAACTGAAGCTATAGCACCATCTACTGATATATTGAAATCAAACAACATacacagtacaggtggtcctcggcttacatttacattgtataGGCAGTCCCGGGATTACGAGCGAGTTCCGTCCccaagtctgtctttaaattgGATTTTTACCTAAGTCAGAACACTTAGGTACGGttcgtgtctaacgtcagtcagtcaaatgttttgtcttagtatatagtgtacctttctatgcataaaaaaacattaaagaaacacttccagacacactaaaacatatttaacatgatacagtaataaatacaatgtaataacaataataaatgtaactacagtatttataatagagagagacatagaaataGATAAATGTTACTAAAGTATTTATAatcagagggggtgcggtggcgcggcggcacagcaggtttggtcgggtcctgctctctggcaggcctggggttcgagtcccacttggggtgccttgtgacagactggcatcccgtcctgggtatgtcccctcctcctccagccctgcgccctgtattgccacgCTTCACTCTGGCTTGtcgcgaccccacctgggacaactggtttcagtcaatgtgtgtgtgtgtgtgtgtgtgtgtgtgtgtgtgtgtgtgtgtgtatttataatagagagagtgtgtgtaggtatgaaaaacatcaaagaaagtttaatgttcgcttttccagtgtCCGTTAGCGTTTTACCTTTTCCCagtcgctttattatttccactttaggtTCAGtcatgatcattttccttttcttggatgcagcaccctcacttgcatcacatttacgctttggtacCGTGGTTAGGcgggtaaaaacaaacaaattaatccCAAATACATTAACAAACGAGACACTcataacagcaatgtggtccatGTCATACTGAGTTGGCTGGAGACTGAGATGTGCGTTTGTTGGGACCCAATTGCTGGATCTCTATTGTAattacacaagggagcaggcgaAATTTGTGGTCgaggacaggcatgggtcggTTGATCCACAAACATAGTTCCTGGGGAGAATCCGATATCATAGTCAAGGAGGTGATGGAAGTGTCGGGAGCCGTGGACATCAGGACCGGGAACTAGGGACTTGGAAGGCCGGGTAGATTGCCgtgggttcactcgagagcgCCAGAGACGCAGGTTTCTCAAATGACATTCCGCAACCAGGTtgtgcaggtgcagcttctttataccccgctgctctgatttcgggcaggtgcggATGTTCGTGGCGAAATTGTGGATGTGACAGTCCAAccgaaaagaaggaagtcttagtCCTTCCTCTCCTCACGCACCCAGGAgctgacaaactgctgtagacgcgTAATATTTTGATGCGCGTTacaaagtagcgcctgtttgttatacgaatcattgtatgtaacttgaatttttaatatagtagacTTTAcgggggggtggttcgtaaatacaggttgtatgtaagtcgggcgttcataacccggggactgcctgtattcatttagcagacacttttctccaaagtgacacacatctcagagaaaaatacagtaagtgcatgacatcaacagaagaacAGGTGTACTAAGGGGTGTTGATCTGTTcctacatctgtgtgtgtgtgtgtattatagcaCACTGCGTTTGGGATTTAGGatgaagaaggacgcacagacagcatatatatttacatatatgtataacTATATAGTTGTTTAATTATATATAGTTGTATATAGCCATATGTAGTGTTGCTGAtccatgctgcactattattttcactttcttatCTAAATCTACTCTTTTTTTGCTTCTCAGTACCACTGGAAGACTCAGTTTTTCACTTGTTAGccagtttaaagaaaaagtaactTAAAGGGAATCACGAATGAAATGTTTGAGCAAGATGGAGCAATACGAACAAACGTCGGCACTTGAAAATGATAcaataaggttaatgggactGCTATCATAAGTCTGGGTTGTCATAAGTCACATATGTCATAACTGGAGGACTACCTGTACTGAATAAGTGTGACAGTGTATGAGTGGTAGCGTAaggaaattacaataaaattacaaaacttACCTGTAAGAGAGTGCAGAGTACTAACTTGCCACTCTCTGCTGTACAGGGACACTAGTGAGGGGAGGACAGGGGAACCAGCAGGTATGTGTTGTTTGATATAAATCACCAGGCCCCAAACAgctgttctctctctttcctaGACCTCCATTTTACTTATGAgtgtgttgttttcattgtcTTTCTTAGGAACACTGTGTGAAGACTCAGCAGGACAACTCTGTTGTGGTGGACATGACATAGAAGAGAATGGAAAGAACTGATATTTACCCACTGTACATCATCACTATGTTTAAATTCTCTGGTCTGAATCAGACTTGCTGAGGAAACTGAAACTGAGtctcaaaacaaaatgtgtagCAATGGACACAGGAAAGTGACTACACCACTATTCAAGACAAATCTGAAATCAGTGTGGAGGGAAATAGTACAGAAGATAAGAATGAAAATGAGTTCCTGTTCTTTGTCATTGTAGAAAACTGCCCCCACTGTATGCCACTGCACATaatcataaaaacacacaaatgcagttATGTAAGTACTTGAGCAATCACAACTAGACATCACTGAAGTCCAGTTCATCACAGAGAGGTGAAAACTCTCCACATAttcaatgaaaatgtgaaaaagtgaaagtgCTCTCATTCATTGGACCAGAATTAGCCAACTCAGTGGCAGTCTGGAGTTGAGTCATTTAGGTTACACTGCTCCAGAGGTAGCAGTCCCTCAGAGTGCAATGGGCACTGAACACACTTGTTTTCTTTGCGGGACAAACAAAGTAGTGTGATTCGCTGCATAAACTGGGATCCAAAGGCTGTAGTCGAAGCATGCATATTTTACAAAGCTGTACCTCAGCTGACATGGTTAAAGTCAaagatttttctgaaacatccaCCATGTGACTGATGGTCAAACCTGAAAAGCCAGTTAATTAGCCATATATAATTTAAGTAACTTCTGAgagataaatgtatttttttatatattgatATGGGCTTTTTTAGTGTGAAGCCCCATCATACCTTCCCCAAGAAGAATAcagctgaaaatattaatttatccaatttatgaaattaaactttataCAGACAAAAAGGACTAAGTAAATCAAACAAAATGTAGCTTTAATAAACCACATCGTAGGTACAACTCTGTAGGACACAATGGCTGCAGCCTCCAGGTGGTGGAACCTTTGGCTCAAACTCCTGCTTCTTAGTGGAATTATAAGTGATGCAAACCATTCTGCTGACTGTGTTGGGCCTGAAATATTCTTCAAGATCTAGATACTTTAGAGatggataaaagaaaaaaaaatatctttgtgTCTTATAGTTTATAGAGTTTCTGGGCCTGACTCCTATAttgatattttttaataataatgtagccTAATTTATTGCCACTTTAACAAGAGGCTTGTTGTCATGAGTGGATGAAAGGAACTATTTCACTAGTATTTAAAAAGAGATGACATATTGTATACATTGGATGTTATGTGTAATTagatttgttaaataaaatgtattttgtgtgaAGAATCTGGCTTAATAATTGCCATCGACATTTCGCCGCAGTAGCCTTTTGCACGGTTTCGTTTTAAGTTCCTTTTTACACTCGATATCGTTCACAGAAAAAAAGCGGTATTATTATTGCTGGCACAACTTAAAGTAATAGATTTGCGGCCGTTCAATGGTAAGTTTGTCTTTTTGTAGCCAACGCTCACAGTTGAGTACAACATTGTTTGAAACGTGGTGTGATCGtccgtgttttttttcttttttgctgacatatgttgtttttttttaaattatgtttctgttctgaatttgtattttaatgtggaAAGGACGAAAACAACGGGAGTGCTCACGTGAGTCACGTTGCACACAATTGAATTCAGTAATAAGTTACTCGTATTATCATACTCAGGCTTTTCCTCTGTAaattttatgaatatgaaatttcGCAAGTAAATCAAGAAGATTAATCAAACAATATTCTTATCAGTCTTCCTGTTAATATCATAGAAGCAATATATCTTGAAACAATAAAGAAAGGTTATTAA
It contains:
- the LOC108921262 gene encoding rap1 GTPase-activating protein 2-like isoform X5 — protein: MIRRKRSVSFGGFGWVDKSTISALRSRRDSEGKLTAMSSTTSRVSSRRAGIRAAAVLIGLLHKSRKRREREKEAREQEEQWKQEMLNISNAPLGDYPPSPPRTAPPTMKSTDFFDGLERMENNITLNPRIEEVLEKGDPYPQVILPQFGGYWIEDAETTVFTPTSTDSSFYEDDDSDGVSPGGSRGFKLEDNSAARAYRKHFLGREHLNFYGTASTLGNLVLSLKHEEAEGQEHLRIILRSRMKTLHDRISLAGLTQLPSIPEIAKLLCDDVTGLKFSPVLYPRGSQLIVSYDEHEVSNTFKFGVVYQKFHQISEEELFGNNEETPAFQEFLELLGDCIELQDFKGFRGGLDVSHGQTGSHSVYTIFKDREIMFHVSTKLPFTEGDTQQLQRKRHIGNDIVAVIFQEKATPFVPDMIASNFLHAYILVQVENPGTEHITYKVSVTAREDVPPFGPPLPNPSIFKKGPEFREFLLTKLINAEVACYKADRFAKLEGRTRAALLDNLHDELHKQTQAILGLGTGSGSDDDKMENGSHGGLLESLKRAVRVRSHSMETVGVSHRHRSPAGVPASLSGGVLPQNSTDCSKSTVMVRRLNKGQWTSEGDSTPGAAKSPVKSPVKRRSGFFRLHSCTDGQADRQSRSDLKMSESSSLAQEVKSETSSNPSSPEIYPSKDGLSVKLRDSSCGSGGQHNISRSSSSTSSFSSAAGEGEMLEEVDMNCQPSMAYPPVYSPSFSVEGQTCGTPVIMCRSPTDGKSRTSPSSKCNLKFRFDKLNPSPAVSGAVGGQPLPLCLAPCNLLSSCQGH
- the LOC108921262 gene encoding rap1 GTPase-activating protein 2-like isoform X4, with product MSSSGRSDPKAGVSERRRDIASRWELVRWYVQEGRFKMESRTLAAFQWIYSPPQHRIAGRSEREPPHRVDKSTISALRSRRDSEGKLTAMSSTTSRVSSRRAGIRAAAVLIGLLHKSRKRREREKEAREQEEQWKQEMLNISNAPLGDYPPSPPRTAPPTMKSTDFFDGLERMENNITLNPRIEEVLEKGDPYPQVILPQFGGYWIEDAETTVFTPTSTDSSFYEDDDSDGVSPGGSRGFKLEDNSAARAYRKHFLGREHLNFYGTASTLGNLVLSLKHEEAEGQEHLRIILRSRMKTLHDRISLAGLTQLPSIPEIAKLLCDDVTGLKFSPVLYPRGSQLIVSYDEHEVSNTFKFGVVYQKFHQISEEELFGNNEETPAFQEFLELLGDCIELQDFKGFRGGLDVSHGQTGSHSVYTIFKDREIMFHVSTKLPFTEGDTQQLQRKRHIGNDIVAVIFQEKATPFVPDMIASNFLHAYILVQVENPGTEHITYKVSVTAREDVPPFGPPLPNPSIFKKGPEFREFLLTKLINAEVACYKADRFAKLEGRTRAALLDNLHDELHKQTQAILGLGTGSGSDDDKMENGSHGGLLESLKRAVRVRSHSMETVGVSHRHRSPAGVPASLSGGVLPQNSTDCSKSTVMVRRLNKGQWTSEGDSTPGAAKSPVKSPVKRRSGFFRLHSCTDGQADRQSRSDLKMSESSSLAQEVKSETSSNPSSPEIYPSKDGLSVKLRDSSCGSGGQHNISRSSSSTSSFSSAAGEGEMLEEVDMNCQPSMAYPPVYSPSFSVEGQTCGTPVIMCRSPTDGKSRTSPSSKCNLKFRFDKLNPSPAGH
- the LOC108921262 gene encoding rap1 GTPase-activating protein 2-like isoform X1; translation: MSSSGRSDPKAGVSERRRDIASRWELVRWYVQEGRFKMESRTLAAFQWIYSPPQHRIAGRSEREPPHRVDKSTISALRSRRDSEGKLTAMSSTTSRVSSRRAGIRAAAVLIGLLHKSRKRREREKEAREQEEQWKQEMLNISNAPLGDYPPSPPRTAPPTMKSTDFFDGLERMENNITLNPRIEEVLEKGDPYPQVILPQFGGYWIEDAETTVFTPTSTDSSFYEDDDSDGVSPGGSRGFKLEDNSAARAYRKHFLGREHLNFYGTASTLGNLVLSLKHEEAEGQEHLRIILRSRMKTLHDRISLAGLTQLPSIPEIAKLLCDDVTGLKFSPVLYPRGSQLIVSYDEHEVSNTFKFGVVYQKFHQISEEELFGNNEETPAFQEFLELLGDCIELQDFKGFRGGLDVSHGQTGSHSVYTIFKDREIMFHVSTKLPFTEGDTQQLQRKRHIGNDIVAVIFQEKATPFVPDMIASNFLHAYILVQVENPGTEHITYKVSVTAREDVPPFGPPLPNPSIFKKGPEFREFLLTKLINAEVACYKADRFAKLEGRTRAALLDNLHDELHKQTQAILGLGTGSGSDDDKMENGSHGGLLESLKRAVRVRSHSMETVGVSHRHRSPAGVPASLSGGVLPQNSTDCSKSTVMVRRLNKGQWTSEGDSTPGAAKSPVKSPVKRRSGFFRLHSCTDGQADRQSRSDLKMSESSSLAQEVKSETSSNPSSPEIYPSKDGLSVKLRDSSCGSGGQHNISRSSSSTSSFSSAAGEGEMLEEVDMNCQPSMAYPPVYSPSFSVEGQTCGTPVIMCRSPTDGKSRTSPSSKCNLKFRFDKLNPSPAVSGAVGGQPLPLCLAPCNLLSSCQGH
- the LOC108921262 gene encoding rap1 GTPase-activating protein 2-like isoform X2, whose translation is MSSSGRSDPKAGVSERRRDIASRWELVRWYVQEGRFKMESRTLAAFQWIYSPPQHRIAGRSEREPPHRVDKSTISALRSRRDSEGKLTAMSSTTSRVSSRRAGIRAAAVLIGLLHKSRKRREREKEAREQEEQWKQEMLNISNAPLGDYPPSPPRTAPPTMKSTDFFDGLERMENNITLNPRIEEVLEKGDPYPQVILPQFGGYWIEDAETTVFTPTSTDSSFYEDDDSDGVSPGGSRGFKLEDNSAARAYRKHFLGREHLNFYGTASTLGNLVLSLKHEEAEGQEHLRIILRSRMKTLHDRISLAGLTQLPSIPEIAKLLCDDVTGLKFSPVLYPRGSQLIVSYDEHEVSNTFKFGVVYQKFHQISEEELFGNNEETPAFQEFLELLGDCIELQDFKGFRGGLDVSHGQTGSHSVYTIFKDREIMFHVSTKLPFTEGDTQQLQRKRHIGNDIVAVIFQEKATPFVPDMIASNFLHAYILVQVENPGTEHITYKVSVTAREDVPPFGPPLPNPSIFKKGPEFREFLLTKLINAEVACYKADRFAKLEGRTRAALLDNLHDELHKQTQAILGLGTGSGSDDDKMENGSHGGLLESLKRAVRVRSHSMETVGVSHRHRSPAGVPASLSGGVLPQNSTDCSKSTVMTPGAAKSPVKSPVKRRSGFFRLHSCTDGQADRQSRSDLKMSESSSLAQEVKSETSSNPSSPEIYPSKDGLSVKLRDSSCGSGGQHNISRSSSSTSSFSSAAGEGEMLEEVDMNCQPSMAYPPVYSPSFSVEGQTCGTPVIMCRSPTDGKSRTSPSSKCNLKFRFDKLNPSPAVSGAVGGQPLPLCLAPCNLLSSCQGH